The genomic DNA ATGTATTTGATGTATGATTATTAGCTGTAATCTGTGAAAACAAAGGAGGGAATCAgttgtattttttgtgttttatatatacGTGTAGGAGTTTAATCAGGGGCGTCAAACATACGGCCCGTGGGCCAGAACCAgcccgccaaagggtccaatctGGCCCGCTGGATGACTctgcaaagtgtgaaaattgaAGAGAAGTAATTCATTCCAATTTCAAATTTCCgactttaattattattttttcctacCATGGCCTGAGAGCGCTGTAGTAacagaagcaacttgcgtttgccaacatcaagctgacaagaaactctgtggcaggtaaagtttctgatctttctggagtggtttactagtctggcccacttgagatcaaattaggggtatgtggcccatgaactaaaatgagtttgacacccctgagtTAAATCTAGGGAAACTATTTTGACTGAAATTTGAAAGAACTGAAcacattttatgaaaatgtatataaaactgaaagaagaaaacattgCAGATCAGCTCTCGAAATTATCACAAACTACTGGAATGAGCTCTTTAAATTTCCTTAATGTGCTGTATATCATGTCACGATTAGTAAACATCCAATAATTAAAGGGTATCAATTTGTCCAGGTGTTCGCTCATAAAATCTTCTGTTAAAGGGGTTCATGGACGAGCAAACAGCATCTGTGCCTTAAAAGGTTCATCAGTGGATCTGCCCTGCTCAGCTCAACGTCCCACTACAACCATGAAGTGGTACACTGTACACCGGAATGGATCTACATTTGTTCAGAAGGAGCTCTCTGCAGATGGAAATCGTGTGACGTACAACATGTCTGCAGAGAGTAACTTCACTCTAACAATCAAAGATCTGAGAGAGAGCGATGCAAATGTTTACTGCTGCAGAGAGACTTCTGACAACCCAGAACTCTGCTGGCACAACAAAATTGAGCTCCATGTTACAGGTACAGTGGCTGCCAGTTATTTATTACTTTAAGACTAAGGCTAGTATCCACATTCTTATTTTATTCACCATAATCTCAGACCTGCAGGTAAAGGTGATTCCTGCCACAGAGGGACAGACAATGACACTGATGTGTAGCACCAGTTGTCCTCTGACTGAAAACCCTGCAGTCTACATCTGGTACAAGAACAGAGAGTTCCTCTATCAGGACTCTCCCTGGTACCAACAGCTGGTCAGCAGTGAGAAAGGAGTCAGATACTCCTGTGCTATCAAAGGCTACGAGGATCTCAGAGCCCCTCGAGTCTCAGTGGGTGAGTGACAGCATTTAACTCCTTATATGATGAGACATCTGGCTTACACTTTCAAGAAAAACTCAAATATTCAAGTGGAAGTGGATACATCTTATGCCATTTTAGTTCAATCAAAAATACTGTATGCTGTTTGTTGTCCAGATTCTGTCACGTCGACCTGCTTCAGTGTGACCTATGCTAAAGGGAGAATGTGTTCTTATAAGACGACATCAGAGGAAGAGCCCTGCTCCATCACATATCCCAGAGGTTAAGTTTTcacaaacatttacaaacatacaaacacacctcCCACCCCCAAATATATTACAGTGACTGATGAAAAGTGTATTTGTCATCTCCCAACAGATGTCCATTTCCAAATGACTAAATTGAAGGACTATGTCATACTGACCTGTACCACCAGCTGCCCGATGGCTGACCGTCAAACTGCGTACAGGTGGTACTGGAACAGACAGTTATACGGCAACTGTGAGAGTCAAGACATGACAGTTATCAACCCTTCTTTTGAAACCATCTCCTGTGCTGTAAAAGGCCATGAGGATCTGCGCTCTGATGAAAACTGTGAGTATGAACTGACTTATAGTCTCTTTTAACTTATGAAATAGGGCATTTGTATCATTAGTCTGCGTGCCTAAAGGGGCAATAAGAAACAATATCTTCATGTTTAAATGCCATGGAGGGTGGGCAGCAGAAAACacctcaaaataaaatgcaatagctCTGATGTAAACGCACAGTTTGAGAATTCGATTTTTGTTCATTTCTATTTGTAGTTTGAATAGTAATTAAtcaaatatcacactttctttcaatttaaaatctcatttcagtcactgttatgtgacctgCTTTTCCTCTTGCATCATTCGATACTTTTACGTTTTTGTGACTTAACGTAATTGAAGCAGAGGATATCTGGGCCCTAAGTCCCATTCCCTGTATGAAAGTCAGGGCTGTTGCTTTCTTTGTGATTTACAGTTATTGCAGCAATAACTATTTGGTTTTTCAGCCTCAAACACTGTGTATTACTCACAGTATCATTTGCGTTGTGCCATACAATACactaaagaaaattaaaaatataaataggaAAAAGGATTTGTACCTTAAAAAAAATTGCGCCTGGTTAAAATTCTAGACACAGAAGTCTTTTTCAAAGTAAATGAAGCTGTTACTAAAAGTCATGAATCTATATTTCAGGTCTTCATAATAGGAACTGCGAGAGTGTGAATTATGCCAGAAGGAGGATTTGTGCTCTGGAAGGTTCTTCAGTGAACATTTCAAGTGAATACTCACACCACAGCTGGCCTATCGTAAATCATTTCTGGAATAAAGGAAAGCAGGATGCTGAAAATTTGACCGAGGATGCAGGTCGCGTGGAGCTTCATGACAACATGAAAAATTACACCATCCTGAGAATCAATAACCTGAAGAAGAATGACTCAGCAGAATACAAATTCACGCTCCAGAGATATGACAAGAAACAGTCTCCTTCACCCGGAGTCACGTTAGTTGTCACTGGTAATACTTAAATACCTGAATATCTTTCGATGGGGAATCTGTTGCTTCCTCATTGTGTATCTTAAGACATCATAATTGACACAACCTGATCCAtggttttacattttcaacaacatataaaattacatttttaatcccTGCTTTATTAAATGTGTCATGCATATTATATGTTCTCTGATATAATCGGTATCGGGTACTTTGAAGGTTGCAAGTCAGTCTATCCAATAGGCGCACAAAAGCTGTAAACGTCTctaacatgtttttgtcatttaatctATCAAACCCTTTTTCAGGCCTGAAAGTGATAATGACTCCCTCTGCAGAGGTGACAGAGGGCCAGAGAGTCACCCTGAGCTGCAGTACCAGCTGTCCTCTGACTGACAACACAAACTACATTTGGTACTTGAACAGTCGACCTTTGACCCCGACAGAGAAGCAAAACAAACACCTGGTTCTGGACCCAGTCAGAAGTCAGCATGCAGGGAATTACTCCTGTGCCGTCAAAACCCCCCACAACATCAGCTCATCTGAAGAGAATCTCACCGTCAAACGTGAgtgaaacaacatgaaatcaaggagagggttaacgtttcctgctacagatttcccaccttggtcagaaaacacaggggagacacgcCTTCACTgtctcacttctccctcactctaacacactccccacacacacaaacacacacacacgccggtcGACGCACACActagcgcacaagtataaacatcaggccacttatgtaggctacggcgaaagcgaTGTGTGGAGCctgcgcagaaccataaaacggccttgaGGCTTTACATTTGAATTGAAGCAGCAAAAATGGCTCAATTATTGAAGTACTCGTGTACTAGTGTGACGTGAATTAAATCTTTCACCCACTCTTAAACGGACTTAATAGACTCAATGCATATTGACATAACTGTGTTCAACTATACTCAAGGGTCAATATTAAAACAAACCTACAAAATACAATTgtgtatttcacttttttttttttaaatatgttgcgCTTGTCTCACAGCTCACATCAATCTCTCTCCAGCTCGGATTGCAGTAGCGATACTGAATGCAGTAAAGCTAACTGTTATATTACTGTTCCCACCTGCTGTATTTCTCCTCTACCTGAGGATGAGGTAAAATACTCCATTCAAATTTTTGTactttcatttcctctcttcTTGTTGGCTTTAATATGattttaacattagtaatttGCTTAATATGACCAATAACATCCAGGAAGAAGAGAACTCTGACCTCCGCTGCAGAGCAAAGTGACAAAGTACAAACTGGACAAGTGAGTAGTACAAAAGTTGAGACCTagaaatgactgtgtgtgtgtgtgtgtgtgtgtgtgtgtgtgttcccctcTGTCATTGTCTTCTCTGCCCTTCAGATGGACGAGCTGTATGAGCCAATGCATCCTGCAGAATGGACAGATCcagcagagcagcaggaagACACTGTGTGATATCAgcttagattttagatatctATGCTGAGTGCTTTGCAGGAGTGCAGATAAAATGTCTGTCTTGGCCATTTAGATTCTTCTTGGTGAAATATGATTTGAGCACTGCAAAGGCACCTGTAAACTCACAGTGTGTGGTACAGCCAAACCTGGAGgttacaaaacatacaaacatgtaTCCGTATCCTTGAAAAGATCTACTTCCTGCCTTAACGACTACTGGGGGTTGGATTCGAGGCTCTTATCTTCAGCTGAATTTCACACATTTGTTCATGAAGGCCGGCTGCGTGTTTATAGCGTCGTTTGTCTGATGCTCTTGTTAACTTCCTGTGAAACCAGTTCTGAATTGAGGCATACAGCTGCCACCATCATACAACAAATCTACCCAGTTTTGCATTATAGCAGTTTTCATATTATGATTAAATCTTTCTCTTCTTACATTTTATAAGTTTTAATGGCACATATATCTTGTTTATTCTTGTTTGTTCTGTCTTGTTTGTCTGATAAAAATGTCTGATATAGAAGATTATGCACAAGTTATCAAAAGACAGGcaagtgttttgtttgtttgtttgtcttttatttttaatatctaCATGTGAAATCCATGAGAAATGTGACGGGTAATAACCTGGAGGTTAGCCAGATGCTCTTTGATATTACTGATGTGGATTCTATTGCTTGTCTCTATTTTTATGAATATGTCCTtaaattgtgtatttgttgCCTACTTTTGAGAGGGTAGGGGTGTTGGGAACGATGCAAGATGTCTCTAATGGTAAATGAGTTTCTGTAATGCTCTGGAtaccattaataataataattttaaaaaaaataaaaaataaaatgtctgctataattacagtttattgaaaatcgtatttttttttatatatggcTATTGGGGGACAACTTTCTAACCTTCCTTCCCTGCACATTCCCTTTTATTGGtattattgtatgtattttacGTTGATGTTTTGTGCAAATAGATTCAAATCTAAATTACAACAtctgtaaattattatttttttaaactgaaacttTAAAGGTTGGCAACTCGTGACTGGAGATGGCTACTTTTTTCTAGAtctcatatatatatctacatcAAAGAAATAAAACTATATATTCCTATAATCTACATTCTGCAGGAGTGGTGATTCTATTTAACATACGAGATTGAACAAATGACATGAAAATATGACATAGAGAGTCGCTGGACATTGATTAGGATTGCTGTAATTGCTTATCAGGCTTATGTGgagctaaaaacaaaaaaggacacTTGGTAAATTAGTTGATTAGAGGAAAATTATACATCAGACAAGTTTTTTTAGAGGGGAACTTTTAATGTGGTACCTGATGATTGGCTCAATGACATTTGTCAGGATGTCAATCACTTAATGTAGGCTAATCCCTTTTAACATTAATTGGATGTATGGGTTGTTTATAGACTGATTGACACTGTGCTCAGTGAATCTGTCAGTCGGATTCCCTATTCGTCCCCTATTATTTTTTTCGGGACGCATTgacacaaatatatattaaacaaaatatCAAAGATGATAGCGTGTTTCATTATGATCTCACCATATGCAATATTAAGTGTTGACCAGCAGGTGTCCCCGTTTGACTGTATCACATGCTTGACTCTTACCGTACTATTTGCTTCAAAGTGATTTAGTGCTACGAAAAGCTTAATTTTCTTCATTTGAATTTAGAGAATATATTTTGAATATGCGGAAGCGTAATGCATTCActtgagaaaaaaatatttgctcTGTTTTTTCTTATCTCAGAAATCCTGAGATACGTTTTCATGAGAAAAACAATTTGCTCTGTTTGCCTGAATTAACGAGATAGCCTACCTCAAAATCCTGCGAGAAGCTCGCATCTGCAGCGCATAGCCTCATCAAGGCTAAATACCAACAACAGATAGTAATCAAagaatgcatttcttttttatcagAGCACTCACATAAGAACGTAGCATTAGCAGAGCgctaaatatattttgtatattttaacgATATTGACACATCAGCAGAGAGGCACGTtgaagcagacagacacaggcctACGTCATCTTAAGTTCCTTGCTGAGGCTTTATGATTAAATCAATGCAATGTTTAAAAGCCCCCTAATCAGTCAATCAGTCAATTCATAGGACGCCAACTGCCGTAAAactcaaaagaagaagaatcaatcaatcagtcaaccTATCGCACTGTCGCAGCAACAACAGATGAGAGCTTCTCGCAaggaattaattaaataaataaatacatttttcatagaaaaaaaaacaggggaaatatatattttcccgTTATGTCTTTGGAatactgtttctgtttttgaggCCTTGGTGATCACGTCATTTTTTTGCgtacgtctcgtctctttgaAAGAGCGCTACGTACTCAACCCGAAGGcgtaactgctgctgctggagctatCGCTGGTTGTTTCGATCGGATTGTCTGAACAGCGCACTCAGAACAGCGCACTAAAATACAATGGACGGCAGGAGCTACGGATCTGGTAACTATACACTGATATGGTTTTGACGTGAAATGCCCTATTCGGTGGTGCATATGCCTCACCGTGGCTACATTTAACGTTATTAATTACTTTTCCAGTTAGCCACATGCTTTGTTATAGTGAAACATGGCCCTAgtatgttagctagttagctgttagccagttagctagcttgccAGCAGCAACAACCAAACCATAGTCGGATGTAGCTTGAAACAAAGAAGCGTTTGCTAACTGTTAGGAAATATTAGCTAATGTTACTCATCTGTTACAGTAACATTAATCACTTTAATATATTCATTTCGGAACAAACAAATCGTTAACGGTAGCtataacagtaacgttaccagcgccgttagctagctaacatgaaGTAAAAGTAGCCAGCTTAGCCACTTCGCCTGTTTATTTAGCTAATATGCTAACCTAGAGGGCTGTGTAGGCCTTGTTGGGTTGATGTAGAGCGTGTTAGATGCTTTTCTGAAGTTAGCTTGCCTATTCTGTTAAAATGGAGTCAGTGTGGGAAGAAAACGACTTTTTAAGGCTAGTTTAATAAAATGGCCGCTTCAACAAAAATGCTTCCAAAACTTAGCTAGGTTGCTATGACATTATGCTCACAAATAATGTAATGTTCTCTGAAGCAGTTCTCATTTGCACGAAGTTAAGCCAGTACAACAGAAGGCTACAACTAAATCAATGTCGGATAAGAATCTAATGAAAATCCAGCCGACTTGGAGTTGAACACTCCTGGGACATCTTTGAGTCCTTTTTATTAACCTTCAAGTCTTGTTTATTCtactttatattgtttttggcaaCTTAGTATTTGCATGACTATCTACATCGCAGTATGCTCTTATTAGTAACCAAATATCATGGCTGTTTCAATATCAACTTCTATCACGTACCCTATGTGTATTCAtatgcgtatatatatatatatatatatatatatatatatatatatatatatatatatatatatatacatacacacacttttataCATACACAAACTACTATCTGTACATAGTAGTCAAATGTGTGTTTACCAGTTGTTTAGCTTTGTCCTTGTTAGGCGTAtcctgtctttttctctgtacgtactttgagagcaacaaaaGCCTGAATCAAATTGTGTTCACATTTACTTGGCCATTTACACCTGATTCAGATTCTTTCAGTTTGCTTATACCTATGTATTATCTCCTTTTGCAGGTTATTCCAGTTGGGGAGGTGGCGGGTCAGGCAGCAGAGGTGAGAAAACCAGTGAATATAGTCTAGCACTGGATATAAACACAAGGACACCCACACTTTATGCTCGATTGTAGAGCTGCTGCcatgttgtttttaaaatacagtgGTCATATTAACACCTTTTTTGATTCCTCCCTTTGTTAGGTTCTGGTGGCTTTGACCTGTATGGGGGAGGTTATAAAGACTCAATGTCTGGGCTTGGGGGCTATGGGGGAGGAGGCCACATGAAGAGAGGCCTCTCAGGAGCGTCCCTGCTCTCATCCACAGGCACACATGCTGATGCAGTAATTGCCAAGATTAACCAGCGCCTGGACATGCTAACTCAGTtggagggagggatgaaagGGACTCGAGGTGACAGGTAATaactcttttttcctttttcagctCCATACTGCAACTCAGATTCCACTACCACACATCCATGCCAGTGAGAGTATTACATTTCCCAGTACTGTCTTTCATGTTAAAAAGTTAATGTCATAATGTGGGATCTGGTTGGTGAGAACATTGTCTCTGACTGTTGCCGCATGCCTGGACAATATCCAACCAATTAAATATTGTTAGTTTTTAGATTCATCTGAAAAAGGATCTCAGTAAATGTCTTGATTCACATTTTGCTGCGATATAAACCGATGCTTAGGCCTTCTAATGGTATTGGTATTGAAGTCGCCTTGTAGAAGAACAGAGTTCTATAAAATATatgttaacaaaataaaaacgaaGACCATGCCAATCTGGTTGGAAACCTAGTTGTTATTGTTTTAGACTGGTCATGTTGCCAGAGTAAATTAGGCTGTTATAGCCTGCTAAGGCATTTACTTGCATGTTACACTCAGCCTTTGTGAAAATATGTATGCCCCATTTCCTGTTTGAGATTAAAATGGGTTTGGGTTGCTCCAAGGCTG from Sander vitreus isolate 19-12246 chromosome 2, sanVit1, whole genome shotgun sequence includes the following:
- the LOC144533756 gene encoding B-cell receptor CD22-like isoform X2, with translation MLLAEAGCVFMGLILYLSGVHGRANSICALKGSSVDLPCSAQRPTTTMKWYTVHRNGSTFVQKELSADGNRVTYNMSAESNFTLTIKDLRESDANVYCCRETSDNPELCWHNKIELHVTDLQVKVIPATEGQTMTLMCSTSCPLTENPAVYIWYKNREFLYQDSPWYQQLVSSEKGVRYSCAIKGYEDLRAPRVSVDSVTSTCFSVTYAKGRMCSYKTTSEEEPCSITYPRDVHFQMTKLKDYVILTCTTSCPMADRQTAYRWYWNRQLYGNCESQDMTVINPSFETISCAVKGHEDLRSDENCLHNRNCESVNYARRRICALEGSSVNISSEYSHHSWPIVNHFWNKGKQDAENLTEDAGRVELHDNMKNYTILRINNLKKNDSAEYKFTLQRYDKKQSPSPGVTLVVTGLKVIMTPSAEVTEGQRVTLSCSTSCPLTDNTNYIWYLNSRPLTPTEKQNKHLVLDPVRSQHAGNYSCAVKTPHNISSSEENLTVKPRIAVAILNAVKLTVILLFPPAVFLLYLRMRKKRTLTSAAEQSDKVQTGQMDELYEPMHPAEWTDPAEQQEDTV
- the LOC144533756 gene encoding B-cell receptor CD22-like isoform X1, whose product is MLLAEAGCVFMGLILYLSGVHGRANSICALKGSSVDLPCSAQRPTTTMKWYTVHRNGSTFVQKELSADGNRVTYNMSAESNFTLTIKDLRESDANVYCCRETSDNPELCWHNKIELHVTDLQVKVIPATEGQTMTLMCSTSCPLTENPAVYIWYKNREFLYQDSPWYQQLVSSEKGVRYSCAIKGYEDLRAPRVSVDSVTSTCFSVTYAKGRMCSYKTTSEEEPCSITYPRDVHFQMTKLKDYVILTCTTSCPMADRQTAYRWYWNRQLYGNCESQDMTVINPSFETISCAVKGHEDLRSDENCLHNRNCESVNYARRRICALEGSSVNISSEYSHHSWPIVNHFWNKGKQDAENLTEDAGRVELHDNMKNYTILRINNLKKNDSAEYKFTLQRYDKKQSPSPGVTLVVTGLKVIMTPSAEVTEGQRVTLSCSTSCPLTDNTNYIWYLNSRPLTPTEKQNKHLVLDPVRSQHAGNYSCAVKTPHNISSSEENLTVKPHINLSPARIAVAILNAVKLTVILLFPPAVFLLYLRMRKKRTLTSAAEQSDKVQTGQMDELYEPMHPAEWTDPAEQQEDTV
- the LOC144533756 gene encoding B-cell receptor CD22-like isoform X3 gives rise to the protein MKWYTVHRNGSTFVQKELSADGNRVTYNMSAESNFTLTIKDLRESDANVYCCRETSDNPELCWHNKIELHVTDLQVKVIPATEGQTMTLMCSTSCPLTENPAVYIWYKNREFLYQDSPWYQQLVSSEKGVRYSCAIKGYEDLRAPRVSVDSVTSTCFSVTYAKGRMCSYKTTSEEEPCSITYPRDVHFQMTKLKDYVILTCTTSCPMADRQTAYRWYWNRQLYGNCESQDMTVINPSFETISCAVKGHEDLRSDENCLHNRNCESVNYARRRICALEGSSVNISSEYSHHSWPIVNHFWNKGKQDAENLTEDAGRVELHDNMKNYTILRINNLKKNDSAEYKFTLQRYDKKQSPSPGVTLVVTGLKVIMTPSAEVTEGQRVTLSCSTSCPLTDNTNYIWYLNSRPLTPTEKQNKHLVLDPVRSQHAGNYSCAVKTPHNISSSEENLTVKPHINLSPARIAVAILNAVKLTVILLFPPAVFLLYLRMRKKRTLTSAAEQSDKVQTGQMDELYEPMHPAEWTDPAEQQEDTV